A single Armatimonadota bacterium DNA region contains:
- a CDS encoding SRPBCC family protein encodes MFAIWERRYECEVNAPIEEVWEFFSDVSSLPLLTPPSISIEFEDDPPKIKTGALIRMLVTRMGVSIRWHARISEVEAPYRFVDIADRSPFPFWEHRHEFVPLEDDRTLIVDTIRFRPIGGVLAPLTGPIIGKDLDRMFAYRSATVQERLSRQPSFDSTLASS; translated from the coding sequence ATGTTCGCGATTTGGGAACGGCGATACGAGTGCGAGGTGAACGCGCCTATCGAAGAGGTTTGGGAGTTTTTTAGCGATGTCTCCTCGCTTCCATTGCTTACGCCGCCTTCAATCAGCATTGAGTTTGAGGACGATCCGCCGAAGATTAAGACGGGGGCGTTGATCCGTATGCTGGTTACACGAATGGGGGTGAGCATTCGTTGGCACGCTCGAATCTCGGAGGTAGAAGCGCCGTATCGCTTTGTGGACATTGCCGACCGTTCGCCTTTTCCGTTTTGGGAGCATCGGCACGAGTTTGTGCCTTTAGAGGACGACCGGACGCTGATTGTGGACACGATTCGTTTTCGGCCCATCGGCGGCGTGCTGGCGCCGTTGACCGGTCCGATCATTGGGAAGGATCTGGATCGGATGTTCGCCTATCGCAGCGCAACCGTTCAGGAGCGGTTAAGCCGTCAGCCGTCTTTTGATTCTACTTTGGCTTCTTCTTGA